Proteins co-encoded in one Hemibagrus wyckioides isolate EC202008001 linkage group LG26, SWU_Hwy_1.0, whole genome shotgun sequence genomic window:
- the LOC131346899 gene encoding B-cell receptor CD22-like isoform X2 encodes MMSLKTSSLLCLIFLLRITALGTEWSVKYSQRNLCALKGSTVFMNGTYTHPTRLTVKDRFWIINPVEGKEPTDLCNEPGYSGRVQYLTDGQNHFSLRLSDVKKTDEHMYYFRISTNTKKDKYMGYPGVTLTVTDLDVQITPAEVTEGQSAVLTCKTTCSLTDPTFIWYKNSHHLTTKTSEGNEVHLQSVSSEDAGSYSCAVRGYEHLSPAQTLRVRYGPKNVSVSISPSGEIVEGSSVTLTCSSDANPPVKTYTWYKQATSVGTEKTYTISKISSMDTGEYKCKCSNEVGHQESSSVSLNVLYPPKNVSMSISPSGEIVEGSSVTLTCSSDANPPVKTYTWYKQATSVGTEKTYTISKISSMDTGEYKCKCSNEVGHQESSSVTLNVLYPPKSVSVSISPSGEIVEGSSMTLTCSSDANPPVQNYTWYMEKESSPVGSGQSYRAVQSGQYYCKAQNKHGSDRSAAVTVTFRGSYVSVIVYVAVGLGLFGLAALLSALFWLRSRRQKKKKADEGDCQNTGKIAQDDTYAALDPAGRAADDVYQTLANSGLSVKDDTYTTLNPAGRAADDVYHTLVVGV; translated from the exons ATGATGTCCCTAAAAACATCTTCTCTGCTTTGTCTGATCTTTCTCCTCAGGATCACAG CTCTGGGGACTGAATGGAGTGTGAAATACAGCCAAAGAAATCTCTGTGCTTTAAAAGGATCTACAGTGTTTATGAAcggcacttacacacacccaacacGTCTTACAGTGAAAGACAGGTTTTGGATCATAAACCCAGTTGAGGGTAAAGAGCCGACTGATCTGTGTAATGAACCAGGTTACTCAGGTAGAGTGCAGTATTTAACAGATGGACAGAATCACTTCTCCCTCAGACTGAGTGATGTGAAGAAAACAGATGAACACATGTACTACTTCAGAATCAGtacaaacacaaagaaagacAAATACATGGGTTATCCTGGAGTTACACTCACTGTTACAG ATCTTGATGTTCAGATCACTCCTGCAGAAGTGACAGAGGGACAATCAGCCGTTCTGACCTGTAAAACCACCTGCAGTCTGACTGATCCAACATTCATCTGGTACAAAAACAGCCATCATTTAACCACAAAGACCAGCGAGGGCAATGAAGTCCATCTGCAGTCAGTCAGCAGTGAGGATGCAGGCAGTTATAGCTGTGCTGTAAGAGGATATGAACATCTCTCTCCTGCTCAAACCCTCAGAGTCAGAT ATGGTCCAAAGAATGTCTCAGTGTCCATCAGTCCCTCTGGTGAGATAGTGGAGGGCagttcagtgactctgacctgCAGCAGTGATGCTAACCCACCTGTGAAGACCTACACCTGGTATAAGCAGGCGACATCAGTAGGAACAGAAAAGACCTACACCATCTCCAAGATCAGCTCCATGGACACTGGAGAGTATAAGTGCAAGTGCAGTAATGAAGTCGGACATCAGGAGTCCAGCAGTGTGTCTCTAAATGTTCTGT ATCCTCCAAAGAATGTCTCAATGTCCATCAGTCCCTCTGGTGAGATTGTGGAGGGCagttcagtgactctgacctgCAGCAGTGATGCTAACCCACCTGTGAAGACCTACACCTGGTATAAGCAGGCGACATCAGTAGGAACAGAAAAGACCTACACCATCTCCAAGATCAGCTCCATGGACACTGGAGAGTATAAGTGCAAGTGCAGTAATGAAGTCGGACATCAGGAGTCCAGCAGTGTGACTCTGAATGTTCTGT ATCCTCCaaagagtgtctcagtgtccatcAGTCCCTCTGGTGAGATAGTGGAGGGCAGTTCAATGACTCTGACCTGCAGCAGTGATGCTAACCCACCTGTACAGAACTACACCTGGTATATGGAGAAAGAATCATCACCTGTAGGATCTGGACAGAGTTACAGAGCTGTACAGAGTGGACAGTACTACTGCAAGGCTCAGAATAAACACGGCTCTGACAGATCAGCTGCAGTAACTGTCACTTTTAGAGGTTCTT ATGTTTCTGTGATTGTGTATGTTGCTGTTGGACTTGGACTTTTTGGGCTTGCAGCTCTTCTCTCTGCACTCTTCTGGCTGAG AAGCAggagacagaagaagaagaaggcagaTGAAGGTGACTGTCAG AACACTGGAAAGATTGCTCAAGACGACACATACGCAGCTCTGGACCCTGCAGGACGGGCAGCTGATGACGTGTATCAAACACTTGCA AACTCTGGGCTGAGTGTTAAAGACGACACGTACACGACTCTCAACCCTGCAGGCCGGGCAGCTGATGATGTGTATCACACACTGGTAGTAGGTGTTTAA
- the LOC131346899 gene encoding B-cell receptor CD22-like isoform X3, translating to MMSLKTSSLLCLIFLLRITAALGTEWSVKYSQRNLCALKGSTVFMNGTYTHPTRLTVKDRFWIINPVEGKEPTDLCNEPGYSGRVQYLTDGQNHFSLRLSDVKKTDEHMYYFRISTNTKKDKYMGYPGVTLTVTDLDVQITPAEVTEGQSAVLTCKTTCSLTDPTFIWYKNSHHLTTKTSEGNEVHLQSVSSEDAGSYSCAVRGYEHLSPAQTLRVRYGPKNVSVSISPSGEIVEGSSVTLTCSSDANPPVKTYTWYKQATSVGTEKTYTISKISSMDTGEYKCKCSNEVGHQESSSVSLNVLYPPKNVSMSISPSGEIVEGSSVTLTCSSDANPPVKTYTWYKQATSVGTEKTYTISKISSMDTGEYKCKCSNEVGHQESSSVTLNVLYPPKSVSVSISPSGEIVEGSSMTLTCSSDANPPVQNYTWYMEKESSPVGSGQSYRAVQSGQYYCKAQNKHGSDRSAAVTVTFRDVSVIVYVAVGLGLFGLAALLSALFWLRSRRQKKKKADEGDCQNTGKIAQDDTYAALDPAGRAADDVYQTLANSGLSVKDDTYTTLNPAGRAADDVYHTLVVGV from the exons ATGATGTCCCTAAAAACATCTTCTCTGCTTTGTCTGATCTTTCTCCTCAGGATCACAG CAGCTCTGGGGACTGAATGGAGTGTGAAATACAGCCAAAGAAATCTCTGTGCTTTAAAAGGATCTACAGTGTTTATGAAcggcacttacacacacccaacacGTCTTACAGTGAAAGACAGGTTTTGGATCATAAACCCAGTTGAGGGTAAAGAGCCGACTGATCTGTGTAATGAACCAGGTTACTCAGGTAGAGTGCAGTATTTAACAGATGGACAGAATCACTTCTCCCTCAGACTGAGTGATGTGAAGAAAACAGATGAACACATGTACTACTTCAGAATCAGtacaaacacaaagaaagacAAATACATGGGTTATCCTGGAGTTACACTCACTGTTACAG ATCTTGATGTTCAGATCACTCCTGCAGAAGTGACAGAGGGACAATCAGCCGTTCTGACCTGTAAAACCACCTGCAGTCTGACTGATCCAACATTCATCTGGTACAAAAACAGCCATCATTTAACCACAAAGACCAGCGAGGGCAATGAAGTCCATCTGCAGTCAGTCAGCAGTGAGGATGCAGGCAGTTATAGCTGTGCTGTAAGAGGATATGAACATCTCTCTCCTGCTCAAACCCTCAGAGTCAGAT ATGGTCCAAAGAATGTCTCAGTGTCCATCAGTCCCTCTGGTGAGATAGTGGAGGGCagttcagtgactctgacctgCAGCAGTGATGCTAACCCACCTGTGAAGACCTACACCTGGTATAAGCAGGCGACATCAGTAGGAACAGAAAAGACCTACACCATCTCCAAGATCAGCTCCATGGACACTGGAGAGTATAAGTGCAAGTGCAGTAATGAAGTCGGACATCAGGAGTCCAGCAGTGTGTCTCTAAATGTTCTGT ATCCTCCAAAGAATGTCTCAATGTCCATCAGTCCCTCTGGTGAGATTGTGGAGGGCagttcagtgactctgacctgCAGCAGTGATGCTAACCCACCTGTGAAGACCTACACCTGGTATAAGCAGGCGACATCAGTAGGAACAGAAAAGACCTACACCATCTCCAAGATCAGCTCCATGGACACTGGAGAGTATAAGTGCAAGTGCAGTAATGAAGTCGGACATCAGGAGTCCAGCAGTGTGACTCTGAATGTTCTGT ATCCTCCaaagagtgtctcagtgtccatcAGTCCCTCTGGTGAGATAGTGGAGGGCAGTTCAATGACTCTGACCTGCAGCAGTGATGCTAACCCACCTGTACAGAACTACACCTGGTATATGGAGAAAGAATCATCACCTGTAGGATCTGGACAGAGTTACAGAGCTGTACAGAGTGGACAGTACTACTGCAAGGCTCAGAATAAACACGGCTCTGACAGATCAGCTGCAGTAACTGTCACTTTTAGAG ATGTTTCTGTGATTGTGTATGTTGCTGTTGGACTTGGACTTTTTGGGCTTGCAGCTCTTCTCTCTGCACTCTTCTGGCTGAG AAGCAggagacagaagaagaagaaggcagaTGAAGGTGACTGTCAG AACACTGGAAAGATTGCTCAAGACGACACATACGCAGCTCTGGACCCTGCAGGACGGGCAGCTGATGACGTGTATCAAACACTTGCA AACTCTGGGCTGAGTGTTAAAGACGACACGTACACGACTCTCAACCCTGCAGGCCGGGCAGCTGATGATGTGTATCACACACTGGTAGTAGGTGTTTAA
- the LOC131346899 gene encoding B-cell receptor CD22-like isoform X4, translating to MMSLKTSSLLCLIFLLRITAALGTEWSVKYSQRNLCALKGSTVFMNGTYTHPTRLTVKDRFWIINPVEGKEPTDLCNEPGYSGRVQYLTDGQNHFSLRLSDVKKTDEHMYYFRISTNTKKDKYMGYPGVTLTVTDLDVQITPAEVTEGQSAVLTCKTTCSLTDPTFIWYKNSHHLTTKTSEGNEVHLQSVSSEDAGSYSCAVRGYEHLSPAQTLRVRYGPKNVSVSISPSGEIVEGSSVTLTCSSDANPPVKTYTWYKQATSVGTEKTYTISKISSMDTGEYKCKCSNEVGHQESSSVSLNVLYPPKSVSVSISPSGEIVEGSSMTLTCSSDANPPVQNYTWYMEKESSPVGSGQSYRAVQSGQYYCKAQNKHGSDRSAAVTVTFRGSYVSVIVYVAVGLGLFGLAALLSALFWLRSRRQKKKKADEGDCQNTGKIAQDDTYAALDPAGRAADDVYQTLANSGLSVKDDTYTTLNPAGRAADDVYHTLVVGV from the exons ATGATGTCCCTAAAAACATCTTCTCTGCTTTGTCTGATCTTTCTCCTCAGGATCACAG CAGCTCTGGGGACTGAATGGAGTGTGAAATACAGCCAAAGAAATCTCTGTGCTTTAAAAGGATCTACAGTGTTTATGAAcggcacttacacacacccaacacGTCTTACAGTGAAAGACAGGTTTTGGATCATAAACCCAGTTGAGGGTAAAGAGCCGACTGATCTGTGTAATGAACCAGGTTACTCAGGTAGAGTGCAGTATTTAACAGATGGACAGAATCACTTCTCCCTCAGACTGAGTGATGTGAAGAAAACAGATGAACACATGTACTACTTCAGAATCAGtacaaacacaaagaaagacAAATACATGGGTTATCCTGGAGTTACACTCACTGTTACAG ATCTTGATGTTCAGATCACTCCTGCAGAAGTGACAGAGGGACAATCAGCCGTTCTGACCTGTAAAACCACCTGCAGTCTGACTGATCCAACATTCATCTGGTACAAAAACAGCCATCATTTAACCACAAAGACCAGCGAGGGCAATGAAGTCCATCTGCAGTCAGTCAGCAGTGAGGATGCAGGCAGTTATAGCTGTGCTGTAAGAGGATATGAACATCTCTCTCCTGCTCAAACCCTCAGAGTCAGAT ATGGTCCAAAGAATGTCTCAGTGTCCATCAGTCCCTCTGGTGAGATAGTGGAGGGCagttcagtgactctgacctgCAGCAGTGATGCTAACCCACCTGTGAAGACCTACACCTGGTATAAGCAGGCGACATCAGTAGGAACAGAAAAGACCTACACCATCTCCAAGATCAGCTCCATGGACACTGGAGAGTATAAGTGCAAGTGCAGTAATGAAGTCGGACATCAGGAGTCCAGCAGTGTGTCTCTAAATGTTCTGT ATCCTCCaaagagtgtctcagtgtccatcAGTCCCTCTGGTGAGATAGTGGAGGGCAGTTCAATGACTCTGACCTGCAGCAGTGATGCTAACCCACCTGTACAGAACTACACCTGGTATATGGAGAAAGAATCATCACCTGTAGGATCTGGACAGAGTTACAGAGCTGTACAGAGTGGACAGTACTACTGCAAGGCTCAGAATAAACACGGCTCTGACAGATCAGCTGCAGTAACTGTCACTTTTAGAGGTTCTT ATGTTTCTGTGATTGTGTATGTTGCTGTTGGACTTGGACTTTTTGGGCTTGCAGCTCTTCTCTCTGCACTCTTCTGGCTGAG AAGCAggagacagaagaagaagaaggcagaTGAAGGTGACTGTCAG AACACTGGAAAGATTGCTCAAGACGACACATACGCAGCTCTGGACCCTGCAGGACGGGCAGCTGATGACGTGTATCAAACACTTGCA AACTCTGGGCTGAGTGTTAAAGACGACACGTACACGACTCTCAACCCTGCAGGCCGGGCAGCTGATGATGTGTATCACACACTGGTAGTAGGTGTTTAA
- the LOC131346899 gene encoding B-cell receptor CD22-like isoform X1, with the protein MMSLKTSSLLCLIFLLRITAALGTEWSVKYSQRNLCALKGSTVFMNGTYTHPTRLTVKDRFWIINPVEGKEPTDLCNEPGYSGRVQYLTDGQNHFSLRLSDVKKTDEHMYYFRISTNTKKDKYMGYPGVTLTVTDLDVQITPAEVTEGQSAVLTCKTTCSLTDPTFIWYKNSHHLTTKTSEGNEVHLQSVSSEDAGSYSCAVRGYEHLSPAQTLRVRYGPKNVSVSISPSGEIVEGSSVTLTCSSDANPPVKTYTWYKQATSVGTEKTYTISKISSMDTGEYKCKCSNEVGHQESSSVSLNVLYPPKNVSMSISPSGEIVEGSSVTLTCSSDANPPVKTYTWYKQATSVGTEKTYTISKISSMDTGEYKCKCSNEVGHQESSSVTLNVLYPPKSVSVSISPSGEIVEGSSMTLTCSSDANPPVQNYTWYMEKESSPVGSGQSYRAVQSGQYYCKAQNKHGSDRSAAVTVTFRGSYVSVIVYVAVGLGLFGLAALLSALFWLRSRRQKKKKADEGDCQNTGKIAQDDTYAALDPAGRAADDVYQTLANSGLSVKDDTYTTLNPAGRAADDVYHTLVVGV; encoded by the exons ATGATGTCCCTAAAAACATCTTCTCTGCTTTGTCTGATCTTTCTCCTCAGGATCACAG CAGCTCTGGGGACTGAATGGAGTGTGAAATACAGCCAAAGAAATCTCTGTGCTTTAAAAGGATCTACAGTGTTTATGAAcggcacttacacacacccaacacGTCTTACAGTGAAAGACAGGTTTTGGATCATAAACCCAGTTGAGGGTAAAGAGCCGACTGATCTGTGTAATGAACCAGGTTACTCAGGTAGAGTGCAGTATTTAACAGATGGACAGAATCACTTCTCCCTCAGACTGAGTGATGTGAAGAAAACAGATGAACACATGTACTACTTCAGAATCAGtacaaacacaaagaaagacAAATACATGGGTTATCCTGGAGTTACACTCACTGTTACAG ATCTTGATGTTCAGATCACTCCTGCAGAAGTGACAGAGGGACAATCAGCCGTTCTGACCTGTAAAACCACCTGCAGTCTGACTGATCCAACATTCATCTGGTACAAAAACAGCCATCATTTAACCACAAAGACCAGCGAGGGCAATGAAGTCCATCTGCAGTCAGTCAGCAGTGAGGATGCAGGCAGTTATAGCTGTGCTGTAAGAGGATATGAACATCTCTCTCCTGCTCAAACCCTCAGAGTCAGAT ATGGTCCAAAGAATGTCTCAGTGTCCATCAGTCCCTCTGGTGAGATAGTGGAGGGCagttcagtgactctgacctgCAGCAGTGATGCTAACCCACCTGTGAAGACCTACACCTGGTATAAGCAGGCGACATCAGTAGGAACAGAAAAGACCTACACCATCTCCAAGATCAGCTCCATGGACACTGGAGAGTATAAGTGCAAGTGCAGTAATGAAGTCGGACATCAGGAGTCCAGCAGTGTGTCTCTAAATGTTCTGT ATCCTCCAAAGAATGTCTCAATGTCCATCAGTCCCTCTGGTGAGATTGTGGAGGGCagttcagtgactctgacctgCAGCAGTGATGCTAACCCACCTGTGAAGACCTACACCTGGTATAAGCAGGCGACATCAGTAGGAACAGAAAAGACCTACACCATCTCCAAGATCAGCTCCATGGACACTGGAGAGTATAAGTGCAAGTGCAGTAATGAAGTCGGACATCAGGAGTCCAGCAGTGTGACTCTGAATGTTCTGT ATCCTCCaaagagtgtctcagtgtccatcAGTCCCTCTGGTGAGATAGTGGAGGGCAGTTCAATGACTCTGACCTGCAGCAGTGATGCTAACCCACCTGTACAGAACTACACCTGGTATATGGAGAAAGAATCATCACCTGTAGGATCTGGACAGAGTTACAGAGCTGTACAGAGTGGACAGTACTACTGCAAGGCTCAGAATAAACACGGCTCTGACAGATCAGCTGCAGTAACTGTCACTTTTAGAGGTTCTT ATGTTTCTGTGATTGTGTATGTTGCTGTTGGACTTGGACTTTTTGGGCTTGCAGCTCTTCTCTCTGCACTCTTCTGGCTGAG AAGCAggagacagaagaagaagaaggcagaTGAAGGTGACTGTCAG AACACTGGAAAGATTGCTCAAGACGACACATACGCAGCTCTGGACCCTGCAGGACGGGCAGCTGATGACGTGTATCAAACACTTGCA AACTCTGGGCTGAGTGTTAAAGACGACACGTACACGACTCTCAACCCTGCAGGCCGGGCAGCTGATGATGTGTATCACACACTGGTAGTAGGTGTTTAA